One window from the genome of Amycolatopsis sp. NBC_01480 encodes:
- a CDS encoding carboxylesterase/lipase family protein: MSSADESLVQTDAGVVRGRIHDGVVEFRNIPYAAPPVGHRRFLAPEPVVPWEGEFDATQPFGPSAPQPVSKFRRLDVADLAADGWHKGDDYLSLNVWAPGRRSDRPRPVMVWIHGGAFTIGRKDLAAFNGVSFARSGVVIVVINYRLGVEGFLPIAGAPTNLGLRDMIAALHWVQSNVAAFGGDPGNVTIFGQSAGAISIASLVASPLTTGLFRRAILQSGGGTALPIDTAKRAVTRIAKSLAVPPDVEGFRSRTVADALPAMQRAARPGVVDFRDDTGYNPYLGMMLVGPVYGDDVVPQHPLTSLRHGAGRDVDLLIGTTADEVDLFFATTMLRFAPRPVARWMLRHVHPNGNGLYDAYARHHPERGAGMVWSAVVSDLFFRLPARQFAEAHQGRSHVYEFDWPSPALKGRLGAAHGLDIAFAFDVLSVITGPRRVGGEAPPQAVATHLHGLCVRFAEDGFVPWPQFDPVERRVYQIAAQHHVHEPVLPAADFQPKRKEPPDRTRSTGR, from the coding sequence ATGTCGAGTGCGGATGAGTCACTGGTCCAGACCGATGCGGGCGTGGTGCGTGGCCGTATCCACGACGGCGTGGTCGAGTTCCGGAATATCCCCTACGCCGCGCCGCCTGTTGGTCACCGCCGGTTCCTGGCCCCGGAGCCCGTTGTGCCTTGGGAGGGCGAGTTCGACGCCACCCAGCCCTTCGGCCCCAGCGCCCCACAGCCGGTCAGCAAATTCCGGAGGCTGGATGTCGCCGACCTCGCCGCGGACGGCTGGCACAAGGGAGACGACTACCTGTCACTGAACGTTTGGGCACCTGGGCGGAGGAGTGATCGTCCCCGGCCTGTGATGGTATGGATCCACGGCGGCGCTTTCACCATCGGCCGTAAGGACCTGGCTGCCTTCAACGGCGTTTCCTTCGCCCGATCCGGTGTGGTGATCGTCGTCATCAACTACCGGCTCGGCGTCGAGGGGTTCCTGCCCATTGCGGGAGCGCCGACGAACCTCGGACTGCGGGACATGATCGCTGCCCTGCACTGGGTGCAAAGCAACGTCGCCGCGTTCGGCGGCGACCCGGGAAACGTCACGATCTTCGGGCAGTCCGCCGGCGCGATTTCGATCGCCTCCCTGGTGGCGAGCCCGCTCACCACGGGATTGTTCCGCCGCGCCATCCTGCAAAGCGGCGGGGGTACAGCATTGCCCATCGATACAGCGAAGCGTGCCGTCACCCGCATCGCCAAAAGCCTCGCCGTGCCTCCCGACGTCGAGGGCTTTCGTTCCCGTACCGTGGCCGACGCCTTGCCGGCGATGCAGCGGGCGGCTCGGCCGGGCGTCGTCGATTTCCGGGATGACACCGGCTACAACCCTTATCTCGGAATGATGCTCGTCGGGCCGGTGTATGGCGACGACGTAGTTCCGCAGCACCCGCTCACGTCTCTTCGGCACGGTGCGGGCAGGGATGTCGATCTGCTCATCGGCACGACCGCCGATGAGGTCGACCTGTTCTTCGCGACCACGATGTTGCGCTTCGCTCCCCGGCCGGTGGCACGGTGGATGCTGCGCCACGTGCACCCGAACGGCAACGGCCTTTACGACGCCTACGCACGCCACCATCCCGAGCGCGGGGCGGGGATGGTGTGGTCTGCCGTGGTCTCTGACCTGTTCTTCCGGTTGCCGGCACGTCAGTTCGCCGAGGCACACCAAGGCCGGAGCCACGTCTACGAGTTCGACTGGCCTTCCCCCGCGCTCAAGGGGCGTCTCGGCGCCGCCCACGGCCTGGACATCGCGTTCGCCTTCGACGTGCTGTCCGTCATCACCGGGCCGCGGAGGGTCGGCGGCGAAGCGCCTCCTCAGGCCGTCGCGACCCACCTGCACGGGCTGTGCGTACGGTTCGCCGAGGACGGATTCGTCCCGTGGCCGCAGTTCGACCCCGTCGAGCGACGGGTGTACCAAATCGCCGCACAACACCACGTTCACGAGCCGGTGCTGCCTGCGGCCGATTTCCAGCCGAAGCGGAAGGAGCCACCGGACCGAACCCGGTCGACAGGTCGCTGA